Proteins from a single region of Nomascus leucogenys isolate Asia chromosome 2, Asia_NLE_v1, whole genome shotgun sequence:
- the LOC101176468 gene encoding heterogeneous nuclear ribonucleoprotein A1-like, which translates to MSKSESPKEPRQLRKLFIGGLSFETTDESLRSHFEQWGTLTDCVVMRDPNTKCSRGFGFVTYATVEEVDAATNARPHKVDGRVVEPKRAVSREDSQRPGAHLTKYHAMNGHNCEVRKALSKQEMASASSSQRGRSSSGNFGGGRGGGFGGNDNFGRGGNFSGRGGFGGSHGDCGYGGSGDGYNGFGNDGSSFGGGGSYNDFGNYNNQSSNFGPTMGGNFGGRSSGPYGGRGQYFAKPRNQGGYGSSSSSSSYGSGRRF; encoded by the exons ATGTCTAAATCAGAGTCTCCTAAAGAACCCAGACAGCTGAGGAAGCTCTTCATTGGAGGGTTGAGCTTTGAAACAACCGATGAGAGCCTGAGGAGCCATTTTGAGCAATGGGGAACGCTCACGGACTGTGTGGTAATGAGAGATCCAAACACCAAGTGCTCCAggggctttgggtttgtcacatatgccACTGTGGAGGAGGTGGATGCAGCTACGAATGCAAGGCCACACAAGGTGGATGGAAGAGTTGTGGAACCAAAGAGAGCTGTCTCGAGAGAAGATTCTCAAAGACCAGGTGCCCACTTAACt AAATACCATGCTATGAATGGCCACAACTGTGAAGTTAGGAAAGCCCTGTCAAAGCAAGAGATGGCTAGTGCTTCATCCAGCCAAAGAGGTCGAAGTAGTTCTGGAAACTTTGGTGGTGGTCGTGGAGGTGGTTTCGGTGGGAATGACAACTTTGGTCGTGGAGGAAACTTCAGTGGTCGTGGTGGCTTTGGTGGCAGCCATGGTGATTGTGGATATGGTGGCAGTGGGGATGGCTATAATGGATTTGGTAATGATGGAAGCAGTTTTGGAGGTGGTGGAAGCTACAATGATTTTGGCAATTACAACAATCAGTCTTCAAATTTTGGACCCACGATGGGAGGAAATTTTGGAGGCAGAAGCTCTGGCCCTTACGGCGGTAGAGGCCAATACTTTGCAAAACCACGAAACCAAGGTGGCTATGGCAGttccagcagcagcagtagctatGGCAGTGGCAGAAGATTTTAA